The DNA segment CCCCATCCTGCCGGAGACGGTGTCCTGCATGGCGGGGATCTCCCGCATGCCCTTCGGGCGCTTCCTGTTGGCCGCCGCGTGCGGGAACCTGCCGATGGCGGCGGTCTTCGCGGGCATCGGGGCCAGTGGGAAAGACGCTCCCGGTTGGGCCGTGGCGGCCAGCATCCTGGTGCCGGGCGTGCTGTGGTTCATTGCGCGGAGGAAACTGAAGGGATGAGGGGACCGCTGGGAGCGCCGGTCTTCAGACCGGCATCTTCGAGTGGTCGAACGGCAGGGAAGGCACCACCCGGCACTTGCGGTGGGGCACATCCCGGGACAGGCTCACGCCGTGAGAATCGAGATTCTGAACACCGGAACGGAGCTGCTGCTGGGCAACACGCTGAACACGCATGGCGCCTGGTTCGGGCGGGAACTTTTCAAGCTGGGTCTCAGGATCACCCGCCAGATGACGGTGCCCGACGGTGAGGCGATCCGTGACGCGCTGGCGGAAGCCGTGGGCCGTGCGGACGCTGTCATCGTCACCGGCGGGCTGGGGCCGACGAGCGATGACCTGACACGGGAGATCACCGCTGAGGTGCTGGGCGCGGATCTCATCACGGACGAGGCGGCGGTGCGCTCCCTGGAGGCATTTTTCGCCATGCGCGGAAAGGCGATGGCGGAGTCTAACCTGAAGCAGGCGCTGGTCATCGTCGGCGCGGATGTGCTGCCGAACCCGAACGGCACCGCGCCCGGCATCTATGTGCCGCCCCGCCTCAACGAGCGCGGGAACTGCGCCATCTTCCTGCTGCCCGGGCCTCCCCGGGAACTTTACCCCATGTTCCACAACGAGGTGGTGCCACGCCTCCGCGCCCTTTCCGGCATCGAGGCGTTCAACGACGTGCTGGAGATGAAGTTCACCGGCATCGGTGAGAGTGACTTCCACCAGGGCATCGACGCGCGGCTCGCCGCCGTGCCGGGGCTGGAGTATGGCTACTGCGCCCATGTGGGTGAGGTGGACCTGCGCCTGATCGGAAATGCGGACGCGCTGCAGGCGGGGCGGGGGATCGCGCTGGGTGCCTTTGAAAGC comes from the Luteolibacter sp. SL250 genome and includes:
- a CDS encoding competence/damage-inducible protein A, whose translation is MRIEILNTGTELLLGNTLNTHGAWFGRELFKLGLRITRQMTVPDGEAIRDALAEAVGRADAVIVTGGLGPTSDDLTREITAEVLGADLITDEAAVRSLEAFFAMRGKAMAESNLKQALVIVGADVLPNPNGTAPGIYVPPRLNERGNCAIFLLPGPPRELYPMFHNEVVPRLRALSGIEAFNDVLEMKFTGIGESDFHQGIDARLAAVPGLEYGYCAHVGEVDLRLIGNADALQAGRGIALGAFESNLISEDGSSLERTVVRLLTGKMWKLATAESCTGGLIANRITNVPGSSVVFTHGFVTYANEAKTGLLGVSPESITEYGAVSEPVARQMAEGALRVSGADVALSITGIAGPGGGSDEKPVGTAWIGLAIKGRETLAVKVYHPRKRKDFKQAASQSALDLLRRTVRG